The sequence TTCTGAGCGGCTGCTGTTGCTAACCAACTTGTTGCAACATGGGCTGGATGTCTTCGATGAGGATGCCCAGACACTGGCCGAATGGCTTCGTTCGCCCATTCGTGAACTCAATACCCAATCCCCCTTGTCGCTCCTAGACACCACAACTGGGTTTGGGCTCGTGGATGATGTGCTGGGGCGCATCGAACACGGTATTGTCGGCTAGTTATCCTGCTCCCTTGATGTTAACCGTTTACCGAACTGTTAAAGCAAAGTACATCCATGAACCCTTGGCTACCGAAGGGGCCCGGCTGTTTGGGGGCCGGTGGAACCCAAAGGGGTACCCCCTACTCTATACTACCTCCTCCC comes from Spirosoma aureum and encodes:
- the parS gene encoding type II RES/Xre toxin-antitoxin system antitoxin, with the protein product MAYPTLPPQTAVYTPYTVIDKSRQGMLRTEADQVAQLAGLTDIELARILNMSVRNLHRLKADDKLARDASERLLLLTNLLQHGLDVFDEDAQTLAEWLRSPIRELNTQSPLSLLDTTTGFGLVDDVLGRIEHGIVG